The following coding sequences are from one Capsicum annuum cultivar UCD-10X-F1 chromosome 3, UCD10Xv1.1, whole genome shotgun sequence window:
- the LOC124896543 gene encoding secreted RxLR effector protein 161-like: protein MHNPKKHHIEAVQRILRYVISTINYGLLYEKGEECELVGYCDSDYGGDHDTRRSTTGFVFMLGAGAISWCSKRQPTVSLSTTEAKYRAAAVAAQESTWLM, encoded by the coding sequence ATGCATAATCCAAAGAAGCATCACATAGAAGCTGTTCAACGAATACTAAGATATGTGATAAGTACGATTAATTATGGTCTTTTGTACGAGAAAGGTGAAGAATGCGAGCTGGTCGGTTATTGTGACTCTGACTATGGAGGGGACCATGATACCCGTCGTTCAACTACTGGTTTTGTGTTTATGCTTGGAGCTGGAGCAATTTCTTGGTGCAGCAAAAGGCAACCAACAGTGTCGTTGTCAACAACAGAAGCAAAGTATCGAGCAGCAGCAGTTGCAGCTCAAGAAAGTACATGGCTTATGTAG